The Streptomyces asiaticus genome contains a region encoding:
- a CDS encoding 2'-5' RNA ligase family protein, protein MDNFFEWVGRFWPTGRRDLHWHILPSSEEANALATPYTGLARPGLQSVPTQWMHCTLLHAVGLSSSDVDTDALLKDVGSCTQTVQPFRLTFDRPAVGNFAVEISGWPGRPFAAIVDTLTQVMTRTGAAFKAAPSRYPHMSLAYASDGAEDVDAVILKAALADIEQPLSGTVVVDRLHLVEQHHDGAHIMWHPIAEVPLAGVPA, encoded by the coding sequence ATGGACAACTTCTTTGAGTGGGTGGGGCGCTTCTGGCCAACAGGCCGCCGCGATCTGCACTGGCACATCCTGCCGTCTTCGGAGGAGGCCAACGCTCTCGCTACGCCGTACACGGGACTTGCTCGGCCGGGGCTGCAGAGCGTGCCGACGCAGTGGATGCACTGCACCCTCCTGCACGCCGTTGGACTGAGCAGCAGCGACGTCGACACGGACGCGCTGCTCAAGGACGTCGGAAGCTGCACGCAGACGGTGCAACCCTTCAGGTTGACGTTCGACCGGCCCGCCGTGGGCAATTTCGCGGTGGAGATCAGTGGATGGCCCGGACGTCCTTTCGCCGCGATCGTGGATACCCTCACCCAGGTGATGACCCGCACAGGAGCCGCTTTCAAGGCCGCACCGAGTCGCTACCCCCACATGTCCCTCGCCTACGCCTCGGACGGCGCTGAGGACGTCGACGCGGTCATCCTGAAGGCTGCGCTGGCAGACATCGAGCAGCCGCTCTCCGGGACGGTGGTCGTGGATCGGCTGCATCTCGTCGAGCAGCACCACGACGGCGCGCACATCATGTGGCATCCGATCGCCGAGGTGCCGCTTGCGGGGGTGCCAGCATGA
- a CDS encoding replication-relaxation family protein, which produces MASKRKANEAGSSNDLRGDVLRVLGVLKVATADQIQRLCLPHLTYRHTTKPTAAKQKEARTASHRAAANDLRHQGQLLDGGRTKRGEEVRILTAAGLAAAGLELDREPEEMGGMPKGAGSSGASHPMTVNETVIALIRPKPNLDLVAGEPPEAVAAAQAAVDASDGIGTLASYATEVALPVKGTWKNPAIGSARADVVLTAPEADVPLLFIEVDNCTEDAVLIAAKFDKYARFFKRKEKDTDGIEKPLWRTRWDVSAPWWYHQVHPPVLLVFHQVGKRPALGQMKKVADLTRRHWEGQRYDGYGGYHCYPGCIPIVATTLPWLREHGPAGPAFWRFGRQGRQPLLEAISNPRQDAALARQRAAERERERRRAEQEAAAREARRPVCADCGCKFSDDRWKAVERRDWSLPRQSHPRLCEDCQSRAVAAEQQAEADERKRQEQERLRQEAEEQAAAQKASGWFSRFRP; this is translated from the coding sequence ATGGCCAGCAAGCGCAAGGCGAACGAGGCGGGATCGTCCAACGACCTGCGCGGCGATGTGCTGCGCGTCCTCGGAGTGCTCAAGGTCGCCACCGCCGACCAGATCCAACGGCTGTGCTTGCCGCACCTGACCTACCGGCACACGACCAAGCCGACGGCGGCCAAGCAGAAGGAAGCACGCACCGCCTCCCACCGGGCCGCAGCGAACGACCTTCGCCACCAGGGCCAGCTCCTGGACGGCGGCCGCACCAAGAGAGGGGAAGAAGTCCGCATCCTCACCGCTGCCGGGCTGGCGGCCGCCGGACTCGAGCTGGACCGCGAGCCGGAAGAGATGGGCGGCATGCCCAAGGGCGCGGGAAGCTCCGGGGCCTCCCACCCGATGACGGTGAACGAGACAGTCATCGCCCTGATCCGCCCGAAGCCGAACCTGGACCTGGTCGCGGGTGAGCCGCCCGAAGCGGTCGCCGCCGCACAGGCCGCCGTCGACGCCTCAGACGGGATCGGCACCCTCGCCTCCTACGCCACCGAGGTCGCGCTTCCGGTGAAGGGCACCTGGAAGAACCCCGCGATCGGCAGCGCCCGCGCCGACGTCGTCCTCACCGCCCCGGAAGCCGACGTGCCGCTGCTGTTCATCGAGGTCGACAACTGCACCGAGGACGCCGTCCTCATCGCCGCGAAGTTCGACAAGTACGCCCGGTTCTTCAAGCGCAAGGAGAAGGACACCGACGGCATCGAGAAGCCGCTGTGGCGCACCCGCTGGGATGTGTCCGCCCCGTGGTGGTACCACCAGGTGCACCCGCCGGTCCTGCTCGTCTTCCACCAGGTCGGCAAGCGCCCCGCCCTGGGGCAGATGAAGAAGGTCGCCGACCTCACCCGCCGTCACTGGGAGGGCCAACGGTACGACGGGTACGGCGGCTACCACTGTTACCCCGGCTGTATCCCGATCGTCGCGACGACGCTGCCCTGGCTGCGCGAGCACGGCCCGGCTGGCCCCGCGTTCTGGCGGTTCGGCCGTCAAGGACGGCAGCCGCTGCTGGAGGCGATCAGCAACCCCCGCCAGGACGCTGCCCTCGCTCGTCAACGCGCAGCTGAGCGCGAGCGGGAACGGCGCCGCGCGGAGCAGGAAGCCGCGGCCCGCGAGGCGCGGCGGCCGGTATGCGCGGACTGCGGCTGCAAGTTCAGCGACGACCGGTGGAAGGCCGTCGAGCGGCGCGACTGGAGTCTGCCGCGCCAGTCGCACCCGCGTCTGTGCGAGGACTGCCAGAGCCGGGCCGTCGCAGCCGAGCAGCAGGCCGAAGCCGACGAACGCAAGCGCCAGGAGCAGGAGCGCCTGCGCCAGGAGGCGGAGGAACAGGCCGCCGCACAGAAGGCCAGCGGCTGGTTCTCCCGCTTCCGTCCCTGA